In the genome of Bradyrhizobium sp. CB3481, the window CCCATGCATCATGATGCCGCAGCCGAGGTATGGCAGAAGCACTACAACGATCCAGAGGCCGTGACGCGCTATGCCGAAGGGCCGCCGCGCTTCGTCCCCGGCTTTGCCGACCTGCATCGCATGACCCGTATCCTGCTGGCGGAACGGGCCGCGCCGCATGCGCAAGTGCTGGTGCTGGGGGCCGGCGGCGGCCTGGAGTTGAAGGCATTGGCGGAGGCAGAGCCGCGCTGGCGCTTCGTCGGTGTCGATCCCGCCGCGGAGATGCTAAAGCAGGCCGAGCGGACCCTCGGCCCGTTGAAGGCGCGGGTGCAATTGCGGCAAGGCTATATCGACGATGCGCCCGACGGCCCGTTCGATGCCGCCACGTGCCTGCTCACGCTGCATTTCCTCGATGTCGATGAACGGCGACGAACGACGCGGGAAATTCACCGCCGTCTGCGTCCCGGTGCGCCCTTCGTGGCCGCGCATTCCAGTTTCCCGCAAGCCGGCAGCGAGCGCGCGCGATGGCTGTCGCGCTACGCCGCTTTCGCGATTGCTTCCGGAGCCGATCCAGACTTGGCCAAGCAGGCGAGCGCTGCGGTCGAGGCACATCTCAACCTGTTCGACCCGGCACAGGATGCGGAAATCCTGGGTGATGCCGGCTTCCGCAATGTCGAGCTGTTCTACGCCGCCTTCACGTGGCGCGGCTGGGTTGGCTACGCCTGAAAGGGCGCTAAGGCGTGATGATGTCAGGTCAAGCTGCGACCAGGAAAAAGGTGCGCTCCCTCTCCCGCTTGCGGGGGAGGGCTGGGGCGGGGGCTGCCTCCGCGTGCGACACTGCCCGTGTGGAGAGAGCCCCCACCCGCATCGCATCGTTGGATGCGATGCGACCTCCCCGCAAGCGGGAGAGGTGAGCGCGTCTGCGGCCAATTCGGTCAAACTAAAAGACGTCATGCGCTAGTGTAACGTCAACCTCCCGCCATCAAATCCTTTGCCAGCGCCATGTAGGCCGGCAGCGTCACGGGATCGTTGGCGGCGTTGCCGGCGGCCGGGTGCGAGGCATAGCGGGCGATCACCATCTCGGCCTTCGGATCGATATAGATGCCCTGCCCGTGCACGCCGCGCGCCATGAAGGCGCCGTGCGCGTTATGCGTCACCCACCACTGGTTCCGGTACGAGGCACCGGGCAAGGTGGTGTAGCCGGCCGGCTTGAACTTTTCGGGATCGCCGCCGCGCGCGATCTCCTCGACCACTTGCGACGGCACGATCTGGCGGCCGTTGAAGCGGCCGTAATTGCGGATCGTCTCGCCGAAGCGGGCGAGATCGCGCAGTGTCGTGGAAAGCCCGCCGCCGCCGCTTTCGCTGCCGATGCGGTCGACGTGATAATGCGCGTCCTCTTCCGCGCCCATCGGAATCCAGATGCGCTCCGAAAGTAGATCGGACAGCGTCATCCCGCTCGCCCGCCGGCAGATGAAGGCCAGCACGTCGGAATTGACGGTCTTGTAGGCGAAGGCCTTGCCGTGCTCACCCTGCTTCTTCTGCCCGCACAGGAAATCGAAAATATTGGTCGCGCCCTCATAGCCCGGCTCGATCGGCGCCATGCCGTTCGCCCGCCGCAGCCCGAACACGCCGGAAGTCTTGTCGGTATAAACTTCCGTGTATTCGAGGCCGGTGGTCATATCCATGGTCTCATGCACGCGCGCATCGCCGAAGGCGCTGGCCTTCAGCTCCGGCACATAGTCGGTGACCGGCGCCTGCGGATCGATCTTCCCCTCCGCGATCAAAATGCCGGCGAGCGTGCCGGTGAAGGATTTTGTCACGGACATCGCGATATGCGGCTTGTGCGGCTTCAGCGCACCGAAATAGCGCTCGTAGATCAGCTTGCCCCGGTGTACTACGGCGATGCCGTCGGCGTAGGTTTCCTCGAGCATGCGCGCGAACGTCATGGGACGACCATCCATCGTAACCGAGGCGGACGCGCCGATATCATGCTCCTCGCGCGGCAGCACCGAAGCCGGCCCTGCCCCGCGCCAGACGTTTACGGTCGGCACCAACTGGCGGATGTTGCTCCAGGCCCAGCGGAGCTCGGGGAAGCTGCGGAACGAGCCGTTATGGAAGGTGATGGTTTTTTCCGGCGGCGGGGGAAAGCCGTGCATCCAGCCGATGGTTTGCGGATCGGTTTCGGCGGCAGTTGCGGGCGGCTGGTTGGCGGCGGTCGCGACGGACATCGAAGATCACTCCAGAGAGGCGATCCCGAGTCATACCATGCGATTACGCACCGCACATCCCGCGTTTGCACCGGGGTGACCGTCACCGCAAGCGGTTGCGGGGCAGTGCCTAGAGCGGGCTTAGCGATAGCGTAACTCGACGATCTCGCTCGACAACGTGGTGGATTGCGCCTTCGGCTAATCTCACCTGATCGCTAATAGCTACCGGCTGTATTCCCCCGAAACTTGCAGCTAGACTCGCCTAGACACATAATTAAGCGACACGGTCTCACGCGGTTTGAGATATGCCCGACATCTACAATATCGGCTCGTTAGAACCTTTCGTGCATGCCTTGCCAGCAGAAGAGCAGCCTGCCGCGATGGTTTTGATATTTAACCTCATTCAATTGAATCGTCTGGTCAATGACTTTGGTGCGGCGGTAGCGCTTCTAGAGCACGCAGAGAGCCATCTCGCAAGTATTCAAATTCTCCAGACGCAAAACTCGCTCACTTTCGTTAAGGAAAGCCATGTTTTGGAGCTTTGGAAAGAAATGGCCGGCCGGGACTCGACGTCTACGATCTTCCATTTTGGAAAGACTTTGGAAGCTTTCGGCAAAAGCATGAACAGGTCACCGACTATAGCCAATGGCGCGTTGCACGAGAAACTGAGAGCCGCAAAGAGATCGTTCCGAACAGCATTTCCTGCATTTGAACTTCTCAGACATGGCGTAAGCCACCGAGCCGAAAGCACGATATCTCTCGAAAGCTTGAAGAAGCATTCCGAAAACGGTGCTTTCATCTTCGGTAAGATGACAAACCGATCCTTCACCATCTCCTTCGAGGGGGCCCACCGAACTTTGACGATCGATAAGCCGACGCGACGAGTTTTGGCAAAGATCACAAACGAGACGTACGCCGCCTTTCCTCGACTAACTCCAAATTTGCCGGTCGCCTATGAAGGATAGTTTCGGTCTCGACTTACTGGGTATCCATTCGGCGTAGGCCGCAGGGTTAGCGCCTGAGCAATCCAGGGTTCTCTTTGTAGAACCTAATCAGCTCGATGAGGTTTTCGATTCCGAAGTCGGTGAACGCCTGGACGCCGTCTTCTCCGACGCCATAGACCCAGATGACGCCGTCCTCGATTTCCATTTCGTTGGCGATGTCCCACAGCCAATCTTCATCTTCGCCGAGGTCCTTGGCGACCTTGGTAATAGTGGTGACGTGATGGACCTTGTTGACGTGGGTGGTCATGCCGCTCGAGCGGAGAGCGTTGATGCCGGCGTCCAATTCCAGGGCAGAAGTTCGTCCAGCCGATGAGCCGGATGGGCGGCGATGCGGGCGAGGATATCGGTGAGCCAGGCTTGCGGGTCGATGCCGTTCATTTTTGCCGTGATGATGAGGCTGTACATAGCTGCCGCGCGCCGCCCTCCGCGATCAGATCCGCAGAACAGCCAGGACTTCCGTCCAAGAGCGATGCCTCGCAAGCCTCGTTCGGCGGCATTGTTGGAGAGACACACGCGTCCGTCTTCGAGGAACAGCGTAAAGCTCGCCCAACGCTTCAGGATGTAGTTGAACGCCTTGGCCAGGTCGTGACCGCGGGACAGTTTGGCGAGCTGCTCGCGCATGTAGACCTGAAGGTCCTCGACCAGAGGCCGGCTCAGCGTCTGTCGCACCTGAAGTCGCCCTTCGGGGCTCCTGCCATTGATGGAGCGTTCGATCTCGAACAGCGCATCGATCCGCCGCACGACCTCGATCGCGATCGGAGAGAGCGGGATTTCCTTCTTTCCGGCACCCTTGCGCCGCGCATTCTCTTCGATGTCGGCCATGGCAAAGAACGGGCGCCTTCCATGTGACCAGCAGGCAGCCTCCCGGATCGGTCCGGGCTCGCGCCCGGCCAGATAGAGCTGGTTGTACCCGTCATAGGCGTCGGCCTGCAGGATGCCGGCATACCGGGCCAGATGCTGCTGGGGATGTTCGCCCTTGCGGTCGCGTGAGTAGTAGAACATCGCTGCTGGCGGACCCGCGCCCCCAAACGGCCGGTCGTCCCGAACGTAGATCCAGCACCGTCCCGTATCGGTCTTGCCCTTGGCCAGCACCGGCACCGTCGTATCGTCGGCATGAAGCCGCTCGGCTGCCATGACATGGGCTTCTACCAGGCGCAGCAGGGGATCCAGCGACGCACAGACCGACCCCACGGCATCGGCCATGGTCGACAGCGCGATCGGCACCCCTTCCAGGGCATAGCGCTCGGCCTGGCGGTTCAAGGGCTGATGCTGGCCGAACTTCTCGAACATGATCATGGCCAGGAGGCTCGGGCCGGCCCATCCCCGGGCGATGGCATGGAATGGCGCCGGCGGCTGGCTGATCTTCTCGCAATCGCGGCAGGAGAACTTCTCCCGGACCGTCTCGATCACCTTCCACTGGCGCGGCACTACTTCCAGCGTGCGCGTCACGTCCTCGCCGAGCTTGCGAAGGCGATTGCTGCCGCAGCATTCACAAGCCGTAGGTCCTTCGATCACCACCCGCTCCCTGGGAAGGTGCTCAGGGAAGGTCTGGCGCTCAGCGCGCTTGCGCGTAAATCCGCGCACCGTCGTCTTCGCCACGGCTCGTTCCGCCGCAAGCTCGTCCTCGGTGGCGTCGGCTTCCAGCTCTTCGAACGTCAGTGCCAACTGCTCGATCAGCCGCGCCGAACGTTCCGACCGCTGCCCATAGATCTGATGCTTCAGCTTGGCAATCTGCAACTGCTGCTGGGCGATCAGCGCTTCGTCTTCCGACGCCTTCGCGCGAGCGACCGCGAGCTCGGCGGCGATCTCCAAACCCTTCGCGCGCTCGACCGCCAGCGCCTCCTTCAGGGCGGCAACGTCATCCGGAACAGTGTCGCGGTCGGCATCCATGCGACGCAGTGAATCACAGATTGGACGCGATGGGACTCCCCAAAATGGCAGCAACCGCAGATTTCTTCGCTCAGCCCGCGCTTTGCGGCCGCCAGCTTAGTTGCGGATTCCGCCAGTCGATGCCCTCGAGCATATAGGCCATCTGCGCCGCTGAGATCGATACCGCGCCGGCCGACGCCGAGGGCCAGATGAACTTCCCACGGTCGAGGCGCTTGGCGTAGAGCGACATGCCCAGCCCATCGTGCCAAAGAATCTTGACGAGGTCACCGCGGCGGCCCCGGAAGATGTAGAGATCGCCGGCATGGGGATCGCGCTTCAAGCTCTCCTGAACTGTAAGAGCCAGGCTTTGCATGCCACGACGCATGTCGGTGTGGCCAGTGGCGATCCAAACCCTGACGCCGCTCGGAATCGGGATCATCGTCGCCGCAGCAGCTCAAGAATTCGCTGCAGCGCCTCAACGTCCACGTCACGGTCAACGCGAACGCGGCAGCCTCCGCCAAGCTCGATCTCGATGATTCCAGCCCTTGCACGTTGCGCAGGCGGTGAAGCCACTGGTTGTGGCGCGTCGCTCGAAGTCGGAGCCGCCATCGGTGTGATTTCGACCGGAACGAGAGCTGGCACAGAATCTCCGCCCAGTCGACCCTGGCGCGCCTGTCGACGCCAAGTGAACAGCAGGCTGTGAGCCACCCCATGCCGGCGCGCGACGCCGCAGACCGTCTCGCCAGCCTGCAAGGTCTCTTCGACAAGGCGAACCTTCTCGTCGTAACTCCATCGCCGCCGACGCTCGGCGCCCAACACATTGACCTGCATTCGCCACGTGACCTTAAAGCTAGACTTAAGGTCAAATCCTCGGGCCGCCAATCAAACTACACAAGGCGGCCGCCGCCGGAGGGATACCTTACTGGGATGGCTAGATCTGTAGCTCGCATCAGCGGAAGCGATATACGGATAGTGGTCCGAGGTGTCGCTGCGCTCACGAGGCTAGGCTTTTGCTGATTGGTGCGCGAAGTGATCAGAATAATTTCAGCTCCGGCCTAGATCGACCTGCAACCTGTCCTTATAGACCGCGATCCGCTTCCTGGCCCGATCCACCAAACCGTCAAAAAACAGTGTCTCGGCATAAAGCTCACCGACAACGCGATCGCTTTCAGGATCCTGAAGCGCTGTCGAGCGAAAGTAGCCCTTGCCTTGTGGAAAGCGCGTCCATCCCGACATTCGCATGCGATTGATCGTGTCGCCTATTAAATAGCCGTAGAATTTCTTGAGCCGACCGTTCGATTTGGCCAACAGCAGGTGTGCGTATTCGGATAAGTCTCCGATGTGGTCGTCCAAACTTACGCCCGGCGCCTTGAACTCGACGATGATGGCCGAACCTTCCTTGTCGAAGATCGCGATGTCCGGACGCTTAGTACCATGCTCGTCCGATCGACGGCGTAGCACCTGCTCGAACTCCTGATCGATGTCACTATCGAAGAGCCTCGAATGATCATTCCACGCGATCTGCGATAGTGGCTTATCGGACGCGATATAATCGTAGTATTGATACTCCTCGCTAAGTAGCCAGATATCGTGATCGCCAGTCTCGTGGCTGTCCTTTCGCATCGGGAAAAAGATGCTGTGGATGATGCGCTCATCCATGCGTTTGGCACTATCATCTATCTTCTGGACGTCCAGTTGCTTGCTACACGCGAGCGAGAGAATTTCAACGATCGCTGCGCGCCGGACAACTAGCTGCGATAAGTTGGCCATGTCGAAGGTCTTCAGCGACGAAGTGTAGCGCCACGATAGTTCATTGATCTTGTTGCGATAGTCAGTTGTATGCGGCTCCGCTTTGACGATCTCTTGCTTCAGATCGAAGATCTCCGCGGTCTCCGCGATAATGCGCTCCTGATACTTTCGCAGCACACGCTCAGCGACGGACTTGGCGCTATCACCGTATACTACGCGGGTGTCGGTATCGGAAATCATCCTCGGAAAGACGCCGAACTTCTCCGCCGCGTCTTTGATGACCTCTTCCTTGCGCCAGCCGGTGGGTGTCACCATTTTGTCGATGATAGGATCGATCGCGTCGTAGATCGCATCGTAGGAAACCGTCTCATCGACGAATAGGTCATATACGGGTATCTCGTCGGGAATTCCCTCGAAGCCATCGCGCTGCTCGTTCACCCGCTGATCGAGTAGGTCGCCCTCGATCAGCACGATGTGATGGTAGCCGCTAACCGGTCTGCTTTGCTCGGCTTGGGTGCGAAGATAGCGCCTCGTGATGTCCAAGACCGGCGAGGATTTCGCACAGAAAGAAATTGCGTTTCGCGGTAGATCGAAGCTTTGCGCGTCGAGCCTATAGTGTGAGATACGGAATTCCTTGCGTCTGCCAAGCTGAGAGCCGCTTTGAGGATCCCGCTCTTCGACAAAGGCCTTCCTTTCTTCGGTGATGGGCGGCAGGTCGGATGCACTCAGGCTGGTCTGCTCCACCCTCTCGTCCGGATATTTTGTATCGAACGTGATCGTGAACTCGCCGAGCTCCGCCTTGAGGCTCACCAGTCTCTGCAGGAAGGCCATCAACATATGCCGGCGTACATTGAAAGCGGAGAACGCTTCGCCGAGGGTCTCTGCGCGAAAGAAGCGCTCGCGCACTACTTCCTTGAGGCCCTCTAACGTGATCGTGGTACCGATTTCCTCTTCTCGGCCGGGAGCACTCGAAAAATCGCCAAGATCAATCTTCTTACGGCCTGCAAGAGGCGAAAGGACGCGCGAGACAATGCGGTCACCGTCGCGAAAGGTACTGCGAATGCCGACTTTTTCGAAGCTGTGGAAGAACTGGATGCGGCCCGCTCCCTTGCACTTCCCGATCCCGGTGATCGCGAGGTCGTCCTTGTAGGACGTGTCCTTAGTAAGGAATGCGTCGGTCTGTTCATCTCCAAGACCGCATCCATTGTCAGTGCATGAGATGAGGATATCGATCTGATCGTCTAGGAGACCCGCTTCAAATAGTTCAATCGAAACCGTCACCTTTAGGTCTAGCTTCGATGGGTCTTGGGATGGGTCTTGGCTGCGGCGTATGAGAAAGGAATCGATCGAGTTCGATATCAACTCCTCAATCACTACGTATTTATTGGAACTGAGCTTCGTATTCTTCAGACTTCCACGAATATCGAGCGTCATATCTGGTCCGTCGGAAGCTTTTCCCGAATGCGCGATTTTTGAGAGGCATACAACTACAAGTCAAGCACTTCGTGCATAATGACGCTAACGGCTACTCCCACTCAATCGTCCCCGGCGGCTTGCTCGTCACGTCGTACACCACCCGGTTCACCCCCTTCACCTCGTTGATGATCCGCGTTGCGGTTTCGCCGAGGAATTTCATGTCGAAGGGATAGAAGTCGGCGGTCATGCCGTCGGTGGAGGTGACGGCGCGGAGGCCGACGACGTATTCGTAGGTGCGGCCGTCGCCCATCACGCCCACTGTCTTAACCGGCAGCAGCACGGCGAAGGCTTGCCAGATCTGATCATAGAGGCCGTGCTTTCGGATCTGGTCGATATAGACGGCATCCGCATTGCGGAGGATGTCGAGCTTTTCCCTGGTGATGTCGCCGGGGCAGCGGATGGCGAGGCCGGGGCCCGGGAACGGGTGGCGGCCGACGAAAATTTCGGGCAGGCCGAGCTCGCGGCCGAGCACGCGGACCTCGTCCTTGAACAGTTCGCGCAGCGGCTCAACCAGCTTCATGTTCATGCGATCAGGAAGCCCGCCGACATTGTGGTGCGACTTGATGGTGACCGAGGGGCCGCCGGTGAAGGAGACGCTCTCGATCACGTCAGGATAGAGCGTACCCTGCGCCAGAAATTCGGCGCCGCCGATCTTCTTCGCCTCGGCGTCGAACACGTCGATGAAGAGACGGCCGATGGTCTTGCGCTTGCTTTCGGGATCGGTAACGCCTGCGAGCTCGCCGAGGAATTGTTTTGAGGCGTCGACATGCACCAGCGGGATGTTGTAGTGGCCGCGGAACAGGTCGACGACGGTCTCGGCTTCCTTCAGGCGCAAGAGGCCGTGGTCGACGAAGACGCAGGTGAGCTGGTCGCCGATCGCCTCATGGATCAGCACGGCCGCGACGGCGGAATCGACGCCGCCGGAGAGTCCGCAGATCACCCTGCCCTTGCCGACCTGGGCGCGGATCTTTTCGATCGCCTCTTCACGAAACGCGCGCATGGTCCAGTCGCCGGTCAGGCCGGCGACCTTGCGGACGAAATTGCGCAGCAGCAGGGCGCCATCAGGCGTGTGTACCACTTCGGGGTGGAACATCAGCCCGTAATATTTGCGCTTCTCGTCCTGGATCACCGCGAACGGCGCGTTCGCTGAGACGCCGGCCACCGTGAAACCCGGCGGCATCTTGGTGATGCGGTCGCCGTGGCTCATCCAGACCGGGTGCCGCGCGCCCTTGGTCCAGATGGAATCGAACAGCGCGCTATCCGCCTTCACCTCGACATCGGCGCGGCCAAATTCCCGATGGTGTCCGCCCTCGACCTCGCCGCCGAGCTGGGCGGCCATGGTCATCTGGCCGTAGCAGATGCCGAGCACCGGCACGCCGGAATCAAAGATTTTTTGCGGCGCGCGGGGCGAGCCTTGTTCGTGCACCGATTCCGGACCGCCGGAGAGGATCACGGCTTTCGGCTTCATCTCGTCGAAGGCGGCCTCGGCCTTCTGGAACGGCACGATCTCGGAATAGACGCCCTCCTCGCGCACGCGGCGGGCGATCAGTTGCGTCACCTGACTGCCGAAATCGACGATCAGAATCTTGTCATGCGCCGAGGCCACCGAAGGCGTCGACGACTCGCTGATTTGTTGCTGGGCTGTCATGGCAAGCAGATACGCGACAGGGGGCGGCCTCGCAACCGCG includes:
- a CDS encoding class I SAM-dependent methyltransferase, which codes for MHHDAAAEVWQKHYNDPEAVTRYAEGPPRFVPGFADLHRMTRILLAERAAPHAQVLVLGAGGGLELKALAEAEPRWRFVGVDPAAEMLKQAERTLGPLKARVQLRQGYIDDAPDGPFDAATCLLTLHFLDVDERRRTTREIHRRLRPGAPFVAAHSSFPQAGSERARWLSRYAAFAIASGADPDLAKQASAAVEAHLNLFDPAQDAEILGDAGFRNVELFYAAFTWRGWVGYA
- a CDS encoding serine hydrolase encodes the protein MSVATAANQPPATAAETDPQTIGWMHGFPPPPEKTITFHNGSFRSFPELRWAWSNIRQLVPTVNVWRGAGPASVLPREEHDIGASASVTMDGRPMTFARMLEETYADGIAVVHRGKLIYERYFGALKPHKPHIAMSVTKSFTGTLAGILIAEGKIDPQAPVTDYVPELKASAFGDARVHETMDMTTGLEYTEVYTDKTSGVFGLRRANGMAPIEPGYEGATNIFDFLCGQKKQGEHGKAFAYKTVNSDVLAFICRRASGMTLSDLLSERIWIPMGAEEDAHYHVDRIGSESGGGGLSTTLRDLARFGETIRNYGRFNGRQIVPSQVVEEIARGGDPEKFKPAGYTTLPGASYRNQWWVTHNAHGAFMARGVHGQGIYIDPKAEMVIARYASHPAAGNAANDPVTLPAYMALAKDLMAGG
- a CDS encoding IS66 family transposase, which translates into the protein MDADRDTVPDDVAALKEALAVERAKGLEIAAELAVARAKASEDEALIAQQQLQIAKLKHQIYGQRSERSARLIEQLALTFEELEADATEDELAAERAVAKTTVRGFTRKRAERQTFPEHLPRERVVIEGPTACECCGSNRLRKLGEDVTRTLEVVPRQWKVIETVREKFSCRDCEKISQPPAPFHAIARGWAGPSLLAMIMFEKFGQHQPLNRQAERYALEGVPIALSTMADAVGSVCASLDPLLRLVEAHVMAAERLHADDTTVPVLAKGKTDTGRCWIYVRDDRPFGGAGPPAAMFYYSRDRKGEHPQQHLARYAGILQADAYDGYNQLYLAGREPGPIREAACWSHGRRPFFAMADIEENARRKGAGKKEIPLSPIAIEVVRRIDALFEIERSINGRSPEGRLQVRQTLSRPLVEDLQVYMREQLAKLSRGHDLAKAFNYILKRWASFTLFLEDGRVCLSNNAAERGLRGIALGRKSWLFCGSDRGGRRAAAMYSLIITAKMNGIDPQAWLTDILARIAAHPAHRLDELLPWNWTPASTLSARAA
- the tnpB gene encoding IS66 family insertion sequence element accessory protein TnpB (TnpB, as the term is used for proteins encoded by IS66 family insertion elements, is considered an accessory protein, since TnpC, encoded by a neighboring gene, is a DDE family transposase.), coding for MIPIPSGVRVWIATGHTDMRRGMQSLALTVQESLKRDPHAGDLYIFRGRRGDLVKILWHDGLGMSLYAKRLDRGKFIWPSASAGAVSISAAQMAYMLEGIDWRNPQLSWRPQSAG
- the guaA gene encoding glutamine-hydrolyzing GMP synthase; amino-acid sequence: MTAQQQISESSTPSVASAHDKILIVDFGSQVTQLIARRVREEGVYSEIVPFQKAEAAFDEMKPKAVILSGGPESVHEQGSPRAPQKIFDSGVPVLGICYGQMTMAAQLGGEVEGGHHREFGRADVEVKADSALFDSIWTKGARHPVWMSHGDRITKMPPGFTVAGVSANAPFAVIQDEKRKYYGLMFHPEVVHTPDGALLLRNFVRKVAGLTGDWTMRAFREEAIEKIRAQVGKGRVICGLSGGVDSAVAAVLIHEAIGDQLTCVFVDHGLLRLKEAETVVDLFRGHYNIPLVHVDASKQFLGELAGVTDPESKRKTIGRLFIDVFDAEAKKIGGAEFLAQGTLYPDVIESVSFTGGPSVTIKSHHNVGGLPDRMNMKLVEPLRELFKDEVRVLGRELGLPEIFVGRHPFPGPGLAIRCPGDITREKLDILRNADAVYIDQIRKHGLYDQIWQAFAVLLPVKTVGVMGDGRTYEYVVGLRAVTSTDGMTADFYPFDMKFLGETATRIINEVKGVNRVVYDVTSKPPGTIEWE